A portion of the Canis lupus baileyi chromosome 6, mCanLup2.hap1, whole genome shotgun sequence genome contains these proteins:
- the CR2 gene encoding complement receptor type 2 isoform X2 produces MGSAGLLCVSLALIAPGVLAEHGGQCKFLPRYPFAKPKLQSDLSEFAIGTSWEYECLPGYIKGSFSVTCLQSSKWSDVQQPCQRKSCRSPGELLHGSVLITTGVVFGSTITYSCDKGYRLIGDSSATCIISDNTVTWDRDMPFCESIPCEPPPAISNGDFYSSSREDFFYGMVVTYKCHAGQNGKKLFDLLGEKSIYCTSKDNRVGIWSGPPPQCIPLVKCPIPEVENGIIESGFGRSYSLNDTVIFRCKPGFTMKGSNIVWCQPNSKWDPPLPSCFKGCLLPPHVNHGSYNNLDKEFFTIGQEVSYSCDPGYTLLGTNTMQCTSLGTWSHTAPKCEAKSCDAIPNQLLNGHVVAPPNFQLGAEVSFVCDKGYRLNGQSSSQCVSEGMSVLWNNKFPVCEQIRCEPPPPIKNGWSGHSSDPVPLNTAVKYKCFNAFRLIGERLLFCISKDQVRGIWDKPPPTCEYYNRYSVCPEPTVPGGYRDKRSRPPYRHGDSVTFTCNTNFTMKGNKSVWCQANKTWGPTPLPTCESDFPLECPPLPMIPNGYHTGEMVESFAPGLSVTYSCEPGYLLVGEKTIRCLSSGKWNAVIPTCKEAQCEPPGPFLNGQIKGPPSLRVGATLNFDCNEGYRLQGQPSSRCVIAGQQASWTKMPVCKEILCPPPPSILNGRHTGSPSGNVPYGSIVIYTCNPDPEEGVRFILMGEKTIYCTADSQKIGIWSAPAPRCELSSSAVHCPPPQILRGQISWGQKEQYSYNDTVVFACTFGFSLKGSKAIRCNAQGTWEPSVPVCEKECQAPPKILNGRKEDRHLVRFDPGTSIKYSCDPGYVLVGKESILCTSEGVWTPTVPECKVAECKPIGNQVFDKPQNGFIRPDVNSSCDEGYRLGGSVYQSCQGAIPWFMEIRLCEDITCPPPPVIYNGKHTGSSSENVPYGTMVTYTCNPGPESGVKFNLVGESTIHCTSNDQEMGTWSGPAPFCKLSLPTFQCPPVYVANGYKISGKEAPYFYNDSVAFKCNRGFTLKGSSKIRCKANNTWDPEIPVCEKEAPCQPVRDDFQELPIQSPVIPVNTSCQDGYRLTGHAYQKCQDAENRVWFQKIPLCKVIHCEPPPMIEHGRPRGVMAEHFLYGNEVSYECDQGFSLLGEKNIRCISDPKGHGSWSKPLPQCLKPPPVTHCPNPEVKHGYKLNKTHASYAHNDTVYFACNAGFIMNGSHVIQCHTNNKWMPGVPTCIKKAFIGCQLPLKIPNGNHTGGDIARFSPGMSILYNCDQGYLLVGVALLLCTHDGTWSQPAPYCKEVNCSSPEYINGIQKGLEPGKMYQYGAVVTLECEEGYTLEGSPQSQCQDDHGWNPPLAVCKSPASLAPLLSGLSAGSVLLIFLIGVTLCTILKHRERNYYTNQSPNEGDLHLETREVYSMDPYNPGS; encoded by the exons ATGGGCTCCGCCGGCCTGCTCTGCGTCTCCTTGGCTCTCATCGCGCCGGGGGTCCTCGCGGAGCACGGAG GTCAGTGTAAGTTCCTGCCAAGGTATCCTTTTGCTAAGCCTAAACTTCAGAGTGATCTGTCTGAGTTTGCAATTGGGACATCTTGGGAATATGAATGCCTTCCTGGGTATATCAAGGGGTCATTCTCTGTCACCTGCCTACAGTCTTCCAAGTGGTCAGATGTTCAGCAACCCTGTCAAC GTAAATCATGTAGGAGTCCTGGAGAACTTCTCCATGGCTCTGTTCTCATAACCACGGGTGTCGTGTTTGGGTCAACAATCACATATTCTTGTGATAAAGG ATATCGACTTATTGGTGATTCATCTGCTACATGCATTATCTCTGACAATACTGTAACCTGGGATAGAGACATGCCTTTTTGTGAAT CTATTCCTTGTGAGCCACCCCCAGCCATCTCCAACGGGGACTTTTACAGCAGCAGTAGAGAGGACTTTTTCTATGGAATGGTGGTGACTTATAAGTGCCATGCTGGACAGAATGGAAAAAAGCTGTTTGACCTCCTGGGTGAGAAGTCAATATATTGCACCAGCAAAGACAATAGAGTTGGCATCTGGAGTGGCCCTCCCCCACAGTGTATTCCTCTAGTCAAATGCCCAATTCCAGAAGTTGAAAATGGAATTATAGAATCTGGATTTGGACGTTCATATTCTTTAAATGATACTGTGATATTTAGGTGTAAGCCTGGCTTTACCATGAAAGGCAGCAACATAGTATGGTGCCAGCCAAACAGCAAATGGGATCCTCCACTGCCAAGTTGCTTTAAGG GGTGTCTACTACCTCCACATGTCAACCATGGTAGTTATAACAACTTGGATAAGGAATTCTTTACAATTGGACAGGAAGTGTCCTACAGCTGTGACCCTGGCTATACCCTCCTTGGGACTAACACTATGCAGTGTACATCCTTGGGAACCTGGAGCCACACAGCCCCCAAATGTGAAG cAAAATCATGTGATGCCATTCCAAACCAGCTTCTCAATGGCCATGTGGTGGCTCCTCCTAATTTCCAGCTTGGGGCTGAGGTTTCATTTGTTTGTGATAAGGG GTACCGATTAAATGGCCAATCTTCTAGTCAGTGTGTCTCAGAAGGAATGAGCGTACTCTGGAATAATAAGTTTCCTGTCTGTGAAC AGATTCGTTGTGAGCCTCCTCCTCCTATCAAAAATGGTTGGAGTGGTCATTCTTCTGATCCCGTACCTCTTAACACTGCGGTAAAGTACAAGTGTTTTAACGCCTTCCGTCTCATTGGAGAAAGACTCCTTTTTTGTATAAGTAAAGACCAAGTGAGAGGAATCTGGGATAAACCTCCTCCTACATGTGAATATTATAATAGATACTCTGTTTGCCCTGAGCCCACAGTACCAGGAGGATACAGAGACAAAAGATCTAGACCACCATACAGACATGGTGATTCAGTAACATTTACCTGTAATACCAACTTCACCATGAAAGGAAACAAATCTGTTTGGTGCCAAGCAAATAAAACCTGGGGGCCAACACCACTACCGACCTGTGAGAGTG atttCCCCCTGGAGTGTCCACCACTTCCGATGATCCCCAATGGATATCACACAGGGGAGATGGTTGAATCCTTTGCCCCAGGATTATCTGTGACTTACAGCTGTGAACCTGGTTACTTGCTTGTTGGAGAAAAGACTATTAGATGTTTGTCTTCAGGAAAGTGGAATGCCGTTATTCCCACATGTAAAG AGGCACAGTGTGAACCTCCAGGACCATTTCTCAATGGACAGATAAAGGGCCCTCCAAGTCTTCGGGTTGGTGCAACTCTGAACTTTGACTGTAATGAAGG GTATCGATTACAAGGCCAACCTTCCAGTCGATGTGTAATTGCCGGACAGCAGGCTTCTTGGACCAAGATGCCAGTATGCAAAG AAATTCTTTGCCCGCCACCTCCTTCTATTCTCAATGGAAGACATACAGGCAGCCCTTCAGGAAATGTTCCATATGGAAGCATAGTCATTTATACCTGCAACCCGGACCCAGAGGAAGGAGTGAGATTCATTCTTATGGGGGAGAAGACTATCTATTGTACTGCCGACAGTCAGAAGATTGGGATCTGGAGTGCTCCTGCCCCACGCTGTGAACTTTCTAGTTCTGCTGTTCACTGTCCACCTCCCCAGATTCTAAGAGGCCAAATATCATGGGGGCAGAAAGAGCAATATTCCTATAATGACACTGTGGTATTTGCTTGCACGTTTGGCTTCTCCCTGAAGGGCAGTAAGGCAATCCGATGTAATGCCCAAGGCACCTGGGAGCCATCGGTACCAGTCTGTGAAAAGG agtGCCAAGCTCCTCCTAAAATCCTCAATGGGCGAAAGGAAGATAGACACCTGGTCCGCTTTGACCCAGGAACATCCATAAAGTATAGCTGTGACCCTGGCTATGTGTTGGTGGGGAAAGAATCCATACTTTGTACCTCTGAGGGGGTGTGGACACCCACTGTCCCGGAATGTAAAG TGGCGGAGTGTAAACCTATAGGAAACCAAGTCTTCGACAAACCCCAAAATGGATTTATTAGACCAGATGTTAACTCTTCTTGTGATGAAGG GTACCGGTTAGGTGGGAGTGTTTATCAGTCGTGTCAAGGGGCAATTCCTTGGTTTATGGAGATTCGTCTTTGTGAAG ATATCACCTGCCCACCACCTCCTGTTATCTACAATGGGAAACACACAGGGAGTTCCTCAGAAAATGTTCCATATGGAACCATGGTCACCTACACATGCAACCCCGGGCCAGAGAGTGGAGTGAAATTCAACCTCGTTGGGGAGAGCACCATCCATTGTACAAGCAATGACCAAGAGATGGGCACCTGGAGTGGCCCTGCCCCTTTCTGTAAACTTTCCCTCCCCACTTTCCAGTGTCCACCTGTCTATGTTGCAAACGGATACAAGATCTCTGGCAAGGAAGCCCCATATTTCTACAATGACAGTGTGGCATTCAAGTGTAATCGTGGATTTACTTTGAAGGGCAGCAGTAAGATTCGTTGCAAGGCTAATAATACCTGGGATCCTGAAATACCAGTTTGTGAAAAAG AAGCACCATGTCAACCTGTAAGAGATGATTTTCAAGAGCTTCCCATTCAATCACCTGTGATACCAGTTAATACATCCTGTCAAGATGG GTACCGGTTGACTGGACATGCTTATCAGAAGTGTCAAGATGCCGAGAATAGGGTTTGGTTCCAAAAGATTCCACTTTGTAAGg TTATTCACTGTGAGCCCCCACCCATGATTGAGCATGGAAGACCTAGGGGCGTGATGGCAGAGCACTTTCTGTATGGAAATGAAGTCTCTTATGAATGTGACCAAGGATTCTCTCTTCTGGGAGAGAAAAATATACGATGCATAAGTGACCCTAAGGGACATGGATCTTGGAGTAAACCTCTCCCGCAGTGCTTAAAACCTCCTCCTGTGACCCACTGCCCTAACCCAGAAGTCAAACATGGGTACAAGCTCAACAAAACTCATGCTTCATATGCCCACAACGACACGGTATATTTTGCCTGCAATGCTGGCTTCATCATGAACGGCAGTCATGTGATTCAGTGCCATACCAATAACAAATGGATGCCAGGTGTACCGACTTGTATCAAAAAGG CTTTCATAGGATGTCAACTTCCACTTAAGATACCCAATGGGAATCATACCGGTGGGGATATAGCTCGATTTTCTCCCGGAATGTCAATCCTCTACAACTGTGACCAAGGCTACCTGCTTGTGGGAGTGGCACTCCTCCTTTGCACACATGACGGAACCTGGAGCCAACCTGCCCCTTATTGTAAAG AGGTAAACTGTAGCTCCCCAGAGTATATTAATGGAATCCAGAAGGGGCTGGAGCCTGGGAAAATGTATCAATATGGTGCAGTTGTCACTTTGGAGTGTGAAGAGGGGTATACCCTGGAAGGCAGTCCCCAGAGCCAGTGCCAGGATGATCATGGATGGAACCCGCCCCTGGCTGTCTGCAAATCACCAG CCTCACTTGCTCCTCTTCTTAGTG gtcTTTCTGCAGGTTCAGTACTTCTTATATTCTTGATTGGTGTCACCTTATGCACAATATTA
- the CR2 gene encoding complement receptor type 2 isoform X3, producing the protein MGSAGLLCVSLALIAPGVLAEHGGKSCRSPGELLHGSVLITTGVVFGSTITYSCDKGYRLIGDSSATCIISDNTVTWDRDMPFCESIPCEPPPAISNGDFYSSSREDFFYGMVVTYKCHAGQNGKKLFDLLGEKSIYCTSKDNRVGIWSGPPPQCIPLVKCPIPEVENGIIESGFGRSYSLNDTVIFRCKPGFTMKGSNIVWCQPNSKWDPPLPSCFKGCLLPPHVNHGSYNNLDKEFFTIGQEVSYSCDPGYTLLGTNTMQCTSLGTWSHTAPKCEAKSCDAIPNQLLNGHVVAPPNFQLGAEVSFVCDKGYRLNGQSSSQCVSEGMSVLWNNKFPVCEQIRCEPPPPIKNGWSGHSSDPVPLNTAVKYKCFNAFRLIGERLLFCISKDQVRGIWDKPPPTCEYYNRYSVCPEPTVPGGYRDKRSRPPYRHGDSVTFTCNTNFTMKGNKSVWCQANKTWGPTPLPTCESDFPLECPPLPMIPNGYHTGEMVESFAPGLSVTYSCEPGYLLVGEKTIRCLSSGKWNAVIPTCKEAQCEPPGPFLNGQIKGPPSLRVGATLNFDCNEGYRLQGQPSSRCVIAGQQASWTKMPVCKEILCPPPPSILNGRHTGSPSGNVPYGSIVIYTCNPDPEEGVRFILMGEKTIYCTADSQKIGIWSAPAPRCELSSSAVHCPPPQILRGQISWGQKEQYSYNDTVVFACTFGFSLKGSKAIRCNAQGTWEPSVPVCEKECQAPPKILNGRKEDRHLVRFDPGTSIKYSCDPGYVLVGKESILCTSEGVWTPTVPECKVAECKPIGNQVFDKPQNGFIRPDVNSSCDEGYRLGGSVYQSCQGAIPWFMEIRLCEDITCPPPPVIYNGKHTGSSSENVPYGTMVTYTCNPGPESGVKFNLVGESTIHCTSNDQEMGTWSGPAPFCKLSLPTFQCPPVYVANGYKISGKEAPYFYNDSVAFKCNRGFTLKGSSKIRCKANNTWDPEIPVCEKDCQPPFGLQHGRHTGGNRVLFVSGMTVDYTCDPGYLLVGNKSIHCMPSGTWSPSPPRCEEAPCQPVRDDFQELPIQSPVIPVNTSCQDGYRLTGHAYQKCQDAENRVWFQKIPLCKVIHCEPPPMIEHGRPRGVMAEHFLYGNEVSYECDQGFSLLGEKNIRCISDPKGHGSWSKPLPQCLKPPPVTHCPNPEVKHGYKLNKTHASYAHNDTVYFACNAGFIMNGSHVIQCHTNNKWMPGVPTCIKKAFIGCQLPLKIPNGNHTGGDIARFSPGMSILYNCDQGYLLVGVALLLCTHDGTWSQPAPYCKEVNCSSPEYINGIQKGLEPGKMYQYGAVVTLECEEGYTLEGSPQSQCQDDHGWNPPLAVCKSPASLAPLLSGLSAGSVLLIFLIGVTLCTILKHRERNYYTNQSPNEGDLHLETREVYSMDPYNPGS; encoded by the exons ATGGGCTCCGCCGGCCTGCTCTGCGTCTCCTTGGCTCTCATCGCGCCGGGGGTCCTCGCGGAGCACGGAG GTAAATCATGTAGGAGTCCTGGAGAACTTCTCCATGGCTCTGTTCTCATAACCACGGGTGTCGTGTTTGGGTCAACAATCACATATTCTTGTGATAAAGG ATATCGACTTATTGGTGATTCATCTGCTACATGCATTATCTCTGACAATACTGTAACCTGGGATAGAGACATGCCTTTTTGTGAAT CTATTCCTTGTGAGCCACCCCCAGCCATCTCCAACGGGGACTTTTACAGCAGCAGTAGAGAGGACTTTTTCTATGGAATGGTGGTGACTTATAAGTGCCATGCTGGACAGAATGGAAAAAAGCTGTTTGACCTCCTGGGTGAGAAGTCAATATATTGCACCAGCAAAGACAATAGAGTTGGCATCTGGAGTGGCCCTCCCCCACAGTGTATTCCTCTAGTCAAATGCCCAATTCCAGAAGTTGAAAATGGAATTATAGAATCTGGATTTGGACGTTCATATTCTTTAAATGATACTGTGATATTTAGGTGTAAGCCTGGCTTTACCATGAAAGGCAGCAACATAGTATGGTGCCAGCCAAACAGCAAATGGGATCCTCCACTGCCAAGTTGCTTTAAGG GGTGTCTACTACCTCCACATGTCAACCATGGTAGTTATAACAACTTGGATAAGGAATTCTTTACAATTGGACAGGAAGTGTCCTACAGCTGTGACCCTGGCTATACCCTCCTTGGGACTAACACTATGCAGTGTACATCCTTGGGAACCTGGAGCCACACAGCCCCCAAATGTGAAG cAAAATCATGTGATGCCATTCCAAACCAGCTTCTCAATGGCCATGTGGTGGCTCCTCCTAATTTCCAGCTTGGGGCTGAGGTTTCATTTGTTTGTGATAAGGG GTACCGATTAAATGGCCAATCTTCTAGTCAGTGTGTCTCAGAAGGAATGAGCGTACTCTGGAATAATAAGTTTCCTGTCTGTGAAC AGATTCGTTGTGAGCCTCCTCCTCCTATCAAAAATGGTTGGAGTGGTCATTCTTCTGATCCCGTACCTCTTAACACTGCGGTAAAGTACAAGTGTTTTAACGCCTTCCGTCTCATTGGAGAAAGACTCCTTTTTTGTATAAGTAAAGACCAAGTGAGAGGAATCTGGGATAAACCTCCTCCTACATGTGAATATTATAATAGATACTCTGTTTGCCCTGAGCCCACAGTACCAGGAGGATACAGAGACAAAAGATCTAGACCACCATACAGACATGGTGATTCAGTAACATTTACCTGTAATACCAACTTCACCATGAAAGGAAACAAATCTGTTTGGTGCCAAGCAAATAAAACCTGGGGGCCAACACCACTACCGACCTGTGAGAGTG atttCCCCCTGGAGTGTCCACCACTTCCGATGATCCCCAATGGATATCACACAGGGGAGATGGTTGAATCCTTTGCCCCAGGATTATCTGTGACTTACAGCTGTGAACCTGGTTACTTGCTTGTTGGAGAAAAGACTATTAGATGTTTGTCTTCAGGAAAGTGGAATGCCGTTATTCCCACATGTAAAG AGGCACAGTGTGAACCTCCAGGACCATTTCTCAATGGACAGATAAAGGGCCCTCCAAGTCTTCGGGTTGGTGCAACTCTGAACTTTGACTGTAATGAAGG GTATCGATTACAAGGCCAACCTTCCAGTCGATGTGTAATTGCCGGACAGCAGGCTTCTTGGACCAAGATGCCAGTATGCAAAG AAATTCTTTGCCCGCCACCTCCTTCTATTCTCAATGGAAGACATACAGGCAGCCCTTCAGGAAATGTTCCATATGGAAGCATAGTCATTTATACCTGCAACCCGGACCCAGAGGAAGGAGTGAGATTCATTCTTATGGGGGAGAAGACTATCTATTGTACTGCCGACAGTCAGAAGATTGGGATCTGGAGTGCTCCTGCCCCACGCTGTGAACTTTCTAGTTCTGCTGTTCACTGTCCACCTCCCCAGATTCTAAGAGGCCAAATATCATGGGGGCAGAAAGAGCAATATTCCTATAATGACACTGTGGTATTTGCTTGCACGTTTGGCTTCTCCCTGAAGGGCAGTAAGGCAATCCGATGTAATGCCCAAGGCACCTGGGAGCCATCGGTACCAGTCTGTGAAAAGG agtGCCAAGCTCCTCCTAAAATCCTCAATGGGCGAAAGGAAGATAGACACCTGGTCCGCTTTGACCCAGGAACATCCATAAAGTATAGCTGTGACCCTGGCTATGTGTTGGTGGGGAAAGAATCCATACTTTGTACCTCTGAGGGGGTGTGGACACCCACTGTCCCGGAATGTAAAG TGGCGGAGTGTAAACCTATAGGAAACCAAGTCTTCGACAAACCCCAAAATGGATTTATTAGACCAGATGTTAACTCTTCTTGTGATGAAGG GTACCGGTTAGGTGGGAGTGTTTATCAGTCGTGTCAAGGGGCAATTCCTTGGTTTATGGAGATTCGTCTTTGTGAAG ATATCACCTGCCCACCACCTCCTGTTATCTACAATGGGAAACACACAGGGAGTTCCTCAGAAAATGTTCCATATGGAACCATGGTCACCTACACATGCAACCCCGGGCCAGAGAGTGGAGTGAAATTCAACCTCGTTGGGGAGAGCACCATCCATTGTACAAGCAATGACCAAGAGATGGGCACCTGGAGTGGCCCTGCCCCTTTCTGTAAACTTTCCCTCCCCACTTTCCAGTGTCCACCTGTCTATGTTGCAAACGGATACAAGATCTCTGGCAAGGAAGCCCCATATTTCTACAATGACAGTGTGGCATTCAAGTGTAATCGTGGATTTACTTTGAAGGGCAGCAGTAAGATTCGTTGCAAGGCTAATAATACCTGGGATCCTGAAATACCAGTTTGTGAAAAAG ACTGCCAGCCACCTTTTGGGCTCCAGCATGGTCGGCATACAGGTGGAAACAGGGTCCTCTTTGTCTCTGGGATGACCGTAGACTACACCTGTGACCCTGGCTACTTGCTTGTGGGAAACAAATCCATTCACTGTATGCCTTCGGGAACTTGGAGCCCTTCTCCCCCTCGGTGTGAAG AAGCACCATGTCAACCTGTAAGAGATGATTTTCAAGAGCTTCCCATTCAATCACCTGTGATACCAGTTAATACATCCTGTCAAGATGG GTACCGGTTGACTGGACATGCTTATCAGAAGTGTCAAGATGCCGAGAATAGGGTTTGGTTCCAAAAGATTCCACTTTGTAAGg TTATTCACTGTGAGCCCCCACCCATGATTGAGCATGGAAGACCTAGGGGCGTGATGGCAGAGCACTTTCTGTATGGAAATGAAGTCTCTTATGAATGTGACCAAGGATTCTCTCTTCTGGGAGAGAAAAATATACGATGCATAAGTGACCCTAAGGGACATGGATCTTGGAGTAAACCTCTCCCGCAGTGCTTAAAACCTCCTCCTGTGACCCACTGCCCTAACCCAGAAGTCAAACATGGGTACAAGCTCAACAAAACTCATGCTTCATATGCCCACAACGACACGGTATATTTTGCCTGCAATGCTGGCTTCATCATGAACGGCAGTCATGTGATTCAGTGCCATACCAATAACAAATGGATGCCAGGTGTACCGACTTGTATCAAAAAGG CTTTCATAGGATGTCAACTTCCACTTAAGATACCCAATGGGAATCATACCGGTGGGGATATAGCTCGATTTTCTCCCGGAATGTCAATCCTCTACAACTGTGACCAAGGCTACCTGCTTGTGGGAGTGGCACTCCTCCTTTGCACACATGACGGAACCTGGAGCCAACCTGCCCCTTATTGTAAAG AGGTAAACTGTAGCTCCCCAGAGTATATTAATGGAATCCAGAAGGGGCTGGAGCCTGGGAAAATGTATCAATATGGTGCAGTTGTCACTTTGGAGTGTGAAGAGGGGTATACCCTGGAAGGCAGTCCCCAGAGCCAGTGCCAGGATGATCATGGATGGAACCCGCCCCTGGCTGTCTGCAAATCACCAG CCTCACTTGCTCCTCTTCTTAGTG gtcTTTCTGCAGGTTCAGTACTTCTTATATTCTTGATTGGTGTCACCTTATGCACAATATTA